One region of Pseudomonas sp. ABC1 genomic DNA includes:
- a CDS encoding type IV pilin protein has product MDKGFTLTELMIVVSIIGVLSAIAIPQFNEYRSRSNDTVATVDARNAINAMAAAQL; this is encoded by the coding sequence ATGGACAAAGGTTTCACCCTGACAGAACTCATGATCGTGGTATCCATCATTGGCGTTCTCTCTGCCATCGCCATTCCGCAGTTCAATGAATACCGATCCAGATCCAACGATACCGTCGCAACGGTCGATGCGCGGAACGCCATTAATGCAATGGCCGCCGCCCAGCTCTGA
- a CDS encoding YiiX/YebB-like N1pC/P60 family cysteine hydrolase has translation MYAWLLRLGGLLAFLWLAPAWAISLPSGAEAGDLIFREGTEAVSAMVMAVGRDQYSHVGMLIGEPGNWQVIHATPSEVPGRADAVVVDSLAFFSAPKRSRRHAVYHVEATSQQRVKAVEQARLALGVPFRIGEPEGTYCTLLVWQAWKTAGVDLEVMFDYLYIPMLAGEYLLPGALRASPKLRLLPSAS, from the coding sequence ATGTACGCGTGGCTGCTCAGGCTTGGCGGCCTGCTCGCCTTCTTGTGGCTGGCGCCGGCCTGGGCTATCTCCCTGCCCTCCGGTGCCGAGGCTGGCGATCTGATTTTTCGTGAGGGCACCGAGGCCGTCAGTGCCATGGTCATGGCGGTGGGGCGCGACCAGTACAGCCATGTCGGTATGCTGATCGGTGAGCCGGGTAACTGGCAGGTCATTCACGCAACACCCTCCGAAGTACCAGGGCGTGCCGATGCCGTTGTGGTCGACTCCCTGGCATTCTTCTCCGCCCCCAAGCGCTCGCGGCGCCATGCCGTCTACCATGTCGAAGCGACCTCCCAGCAGCGAGTGAAGGCTGTCGAACAGGCGCGTCTGGCCCTGGGCGTGCCATTTCGTATCGGAGAGCCCGAAGGCACCTACTGTACGCTGCTGGTGTGGCAGGCCTGGAAAACGGCAGGCGTAGACCTTGAGGTCATGTTCGACTACCTGTACATCCCCATGCTGGCAGGTGAGTACTTGTTGCCGGGCGCCTTGCGCGCTTCTCCCAAGTTGCGACTGCTGCCTTCAGCGTCTTGA
- a CDS encoding DUF4878 domain-containing protein, whose protein sequence is MHQSKAVFRVLFLGLMAILLAACSGGSPESTVENFYKAAAKGDVDKAIELISFADVGANEMVQAKGKVQMIVGQLQARIQANDGLDSVEVLSSTVNEEGTQAVLNNRLNYKNGKSQEDRVRLVKEKGDWKISLK, encoded by the coding sequence ATGCACCAGAGCAAGGCGGTGTTCCGCGTTTTATTCCTGGGCCTGATGGCCATTTTGTTGGCCGCGTGTTCGGGCGGTAGCCCCGAGTCAACGGTGGAGAATTTCTACAAGGCGGCGGCGAAGGGTGACGTGGACAAGGCTATCGAGCTGATTTCCTTCGCTGATGTCGGGGCGAACGAGATGGTCCAGGCCAAGGGCAAGGTGCAGATGATCGTCGGGCAGTTGCAGGCCCGGATCCAGGCCAACGATGGCCTCGACAGCGTCGAGGTGCTGTCATCGACAGTGAACGAAGAGGGCACCCAGGCGGTGCTGAATAACCGCTTGAACTACAAGAATGGCAAGAGCCAGGAGGACCGGGTACGTCTGGTCAAGGAAAAGGGCGACTGGAAGATCTCCCTGAAGTGA